In a single window of the Streptomyces sp. 846.5 genome:
- a CDS encoding FadD3 family acyl-CoA ligase, producing MRYDQSFRSIPNTVRLAAERFGDDPAIVDGALRWSFRELEQRMVEAVQATIALGIEPGDRVGLCAPNSAEWIVAALGIHGAGGVIVPLNTRFKAQELSYILRKSGAKALFASPFLGNDYIAELHQADPELPALQRTVTIHGPQGSAGLSWRDFLRAGEAVPSARATASIDRLTPDDISDVMFTSGTTGHPKGVVLTHGQSLRAYGWMAEEYTFRPSDTFLVIPPFFHCFGYKAGWLASFIHGVTVIPMPAFDAGRALDLISRERVSVLLGPPTIFRDLINHPERSDFDLSSLRVSMTGGTTIPESLIHAMKADLSFDIVLSAYGLTESTALVTTTRIGDSADLVARTTGRTIPDVEVRIVDEQGGEVPAEEAGEILVRGYNVTRGYWEDPVATAAAIDPEGWLHTGDIGQLDKEGNLSIVDRKKEMYIVGGFNAYPAEIEKLLLDYGPISEAAVIGVPDERLDEVGCAFLVLKPGQQTTEAEVIAWARGAMANFKAPRHVRFVDQLPKNASQKVLKDALRAQFDGNVHSGT from the coding sequence ATGCGGTACGACCAGTCATTCCGGAGCATTCCCAACACCGTTCGGCTTGCCGCCGAGCGGTTCGGAGACGATCCGGCCATCGTCGACGGAGCCCTGCGGTGGAGCTTCCGCGAGCTGGAACAGCGGATGGTCGAGGCGGTGCAGGCCACCATCGCGCTCGGCATAGAGCCGGGCGACCGGGTGGGGCTGTGCGCGCCGAACTCGGCCGAGTGGATCGTCGCCGCACTGGGCATCCACGGCGCAGGCGGTGTCATCGTTCCGCTCAACACCAGATTCAAGGCGCAGGAACTCTCCTACATCCTGCGGAAGTCCGGGGCGAAGGCCCTGTTCGCCTCACCGTTCCTCGGCAACGACTACATCGCCGAACTGCACCAGGCGGATCCAGAACTTCCGGCGCTGCAGCGGACGGTGACGATCCACGGCCCGCAGGGATCCGCCGGGCTGAGCTGGCGCGACTTCCTCCGCGCGGGCGAGGCGGTCCCCTCGGCCCGAGCCACGGCCTCGATCGACCGACTGACCCCGGACGACATCTCCGATGTGATGTTCACCTCCGGAACCACCGGACACCCCAAGGGAGTCGTGCTGACGCACGGTCAGTCCCTGCGGGCCTACGGCTGGATGGCCGAGGAGTACACCTTCCGCCCGTCCGACACCTTTCTCGTCATTCCGCCCTTCTTCCACTGCTTCGGCTACAAGGCGGGCTGGCTCGCCTCCTTCATCCACGGTGTGACGGTCATCCCGATGCCCGCCTTCGACGCCGGCCGGGCGCTGGACCTGATCAGCAGGGAGCGGGTCAGCGTCCTGCTCGGACCGCCCACCATCTTCCGGGACCTGATCAACCATCCGGAGCGATCCGACTTCGACCTCTCCTCACTGCGGGTCTCCATGACCGGCGGCACCACCATCCCCGAGTCGCTGATCCACGCCATGAAGGCGGACCTGTCCTTCGACATCGTGCTGAGCGCCTACGGCCTGACGGAGTCCACGGCTCTGGTGACGACCACCCGGATCGGGGACTCCGCGGACCTGGTCGCCCGCACCACCGGCCGGACCATCCCCGACGTCGAGGTCAGGATCGTCGACGAGCAGGGCGGGGAGGTCCCGGCCGAGGAGGCCGGGGAGATCCTGGTCCGCGGCTACAACGTCACCCGCGGCTACTGGGAGGACCCGGTGGCCACCGCGGCGGCGATCGACCCCGAGGGCTGGCTGCACACCGGCGACATCGGGCAGCTCGACAAGGAGGGGAACCTCTCCATCGTCGACCGCAAGAAGGAGATGTACATCGTCGGGGGCTTCAACGCCTATCCGGCCGAGATCGAGAAGCTGCTGCTGGACTACGGGCCGATCTCCGAGGCTGCGGTCATCGGCGTGCCCGACGAACGGCTCGACGAAGTCGGCTGCGCCTTCCTCGTCCTGAAGCCGGGTCAGCAGACCACCGAGGCCGAGGTCATCGCCTGGGCACGCGGCGCCATGGCCAACTTCAAGGCCCCGCGCCATGTCCGCTTCGTCGACCAGCTGCCGAAGAACGCCAGCCAGAAGGTGCTCAAAGACGCTCTGCGCGCCCAGTTCGACGGGAACGTGCACAGTGGCACGTAA
- a CDS encoding CaiB/BaiF CoA-transferase family protein, with translation MARNANPGPLAGVTVVALEQAVSAPICTRTLGDLGARVIKIENPEGGDFTRSFDDVVNGLAAHFVWVNRGKESVTLDLKDPAGKAVLHRLLDRADVLVSNLTPGSTARLGLSPADLAVSHPDLIAVEIDGYGPGGPLSHKRAYDLLIQAESGACATTGSPGAPAKPGPPMADVSTGLYAALSIVALLYGRERHGSSGPASVAVSLFDTMTELMGYSLNYTRHTGVNQQPRGMGSPAVAPYGAYATADGQTVVLGTTNDREWQRLARELLDRPDLADDKRFASNADRVEHRELLDAEIGAWCARHDLTHIQNGADSAGIGNSRFNTPSDVIAHPHLVARDRWREIDAPGGPVPALLPPPVIAGYEAPMGAIPALGQHTDTVLTGLGIDADEIASLRAAGVL, from the coding sequence GTGGCACGTAACGCAAACCCCGGCCCCCTGGCGGGAGTCACCGTGGTGGCCCTGGAACAGGCGGTGTCGGCCCCGATCTGCACCCGCACGCTGGGCGATCTGGGCGCCAGGGTAATCAAGATTGAGAACCCCGAGGGCGGCGACTTCACCCGCTCCTTCGATGACGTGGTCAACGGCCTTGCGGCGCACTTCGTCTGGGTCAACCGGGGCAAGGAGTCGGTGACCCTGGACCTCAAGGACCCGGCCGGGAAAGCAGTGCTGCACCGGCTGCTGGACCGCGCCGACGTACTGGTCTCCAACCTCACCCCGGGGAGCACAGCCCGGCTCGGCCTCTCCCCCGCCGACCTGGCCGTCAGCCACCCGGACCTGATCGCGGTGGAGATCGACGGCTACGGCCCCGGCGGCCCGCTCTCCCACAAACGCGCCTACGACCTGCTGATCCAGGCGGAGTCCGGAGCCTGCGCGACCACCGGCTCCCCCGGCGCTCCGGCCAAGCCCGGACCGCCCATGGCCGACGTCAGCACCGGCCTCTACGCTGCGCTGTCGATCGTGGCGCTGCTCTACGGAAGGGAACGCCACGGCAGCAGCGGACCCGCCTCGGTGGCGGTGAGCCTGTTCGACACCATGACCGAGCTGATGGGGTACTCGCTCAACTACACCCGGCACACCGGGGTGAACCAGCAGCCGCGCGGCATGGGCTCCCCCGCCGTGGCGCCCTACGGCGCCTACGCCACGGCCGACGGCCAGACCGTGGTGCTCGGCACCACCAACGACCGCGAATGGCAGCGCCTCGCCCGCGAACTGCTCGACCGCCCCGACCTGGCCGACGACAAGCGCTTCGCGAGCAACGCCGACCGCGTCGAGCACCGCGAACTCCTGGACGCGGAGATCGGCGCCTGGTGCGCCCGCCATGATCTGACGCACATTCAGAACGGCGCGGACTCCGCCGGGATCGGCAACTCCCGGTTCAACACCCCGAGCGACGTCATCGCCCACCCACACCTGGTCGCCCGGGACCGCTGGCGTGAGATCGACGCCCCCGGCGGCCCGGTGCCGGCCCTGCTCCCACCCCCGGTCATCGCCGGCTACGAGGCGCCGATGGGCGCGATCCCCGCACTCGGCCAGCACACCGACACGGTGCTCACGGGGCTGGGGATCGACGCCGACGAGATCGCCTCGCTGCGCGCCGCGGGTGTGCTGTGA
- a CDS encoding enoyl-CoA hydratase-related protein: MSEEPPLLSNGTGGVRTLTLNRPHRKNAINQELWDALQEALVAAGNDRSVRAVVLTGAGGAFCSGADISGGVSSVHPLYRMRTLTEVALLLHDLPIPTIAKVTGVAVGAGWNLALGCDFVVATPESTFSQIFARRGLSLDLGGSWLLPKLVGLQQAKRLALLAETIDAEEARSLNLVTWVVPAAEIDGFVADLGARLAFGAPVALAQNKALLNEGADRTLRDALAGEARAQAVNFATGDVAKAYAAFAEKREPRFTGHWAVPSRDESGSSNHA; encoded by the coding sequence GTGAGCGAGGAGCCACCGCTGCTGTCCAACGGCACCGGCGGCGTACGGACGCTGACGCTGAACCGGCCGCACCGGAAGAACGCGATCAACCAGGAACTGTGGGACGCCCTGCAGGAGGCGCTGGTCGCGGCCGGCAACGACCGCTCGGTCCGTGCGGTCGTCCTCACCGGGGCCGGCGGCGCGTTCTGTTCCGGCGCCGACATCTCCGGGGGCGTCAGCAGCGTCCATCCGCTCTACCGGATGCGCACCCTCACCGAAGTCGCCCTGCTGCTGCACGATTTGCCGATCCCCACGATCGCGAAGGTGACCGGGGTGGCCGTCGGCGCCGGCTGGAACCTGGCCCTGGGCTGCGACTTCGTGGTGGCCACGCCGGAATCGACGTTCTCCCAGATCTTCGCCCGGCGCGGACTGTCCCTGGACCTCGGCGGCTCCTGGCTGTTGCCCAAGCTGGTCGGACTGCAGCAGGCCAAACGGCTGGCCCTGCTGGCCGAGACGATCGACGCCGAGGAGGCCCGGTCGCTGAACCTGGTCACCTGGGTGGTGCCGGCCGCGGAAATCGACGGCTTTGTCGCCGACCTCGGCGCCCGGCTGGCCTTCGGGGCCCCGGTCGCGCTGGCTCAGAACAAGGCACTGCTGAACGAGGGGGCCGACCGCACCCTGCGCGACGCCCTCGCGGGCGAGGCGCGCGCACAGGCCGTCAACTTCGCCACCGGGGACGTGGCGAAGGCGTACGCCGCCTTCGCCGAGAAGCGCGAGCCGCGCTTCACCGGTCACTGGGCCGTACCCAGTCGGGACGAGAGTGGGAGTAGTAACCATGCGTGA
- a CDS encoding acetyl-CoA C-acyltransferase, whose product MREVVIVEAVRTAVGRRNGGLSGMHAADLSAVVLNALVERTGIDPAVVDDVIWGCVGQVGDQSSNIGRYAVLAAGWPESVPGTTVNRACGSSQQALDFAAQAVMSGQQDVVVAGGVEVMSRVPLGAAKAGGTPYGPKALERYQNFAFNQGVSAELIAQKWGFDRTRLDEFSALSHQRAAAAQDRGAFAAQIVPVPVDGATEPVTVDETIRRGTTVEGLAGLKPSFLEDGLVHAGSSSPISDGAAALLVTTREKARELGLTPIVAYRFGTVVGADPVLMLTGPIPATEQVLRKAGVGLAEVGAFEVNEAFAPIPLAWLAETGADPELLNPLGGAIALGHPLGASGAVLMTRLVHHMRDRGIRYGLQTMCEGGGTANATLVELAS is encoded by the coding sequence ATGCGTGAGGTCGTGATCGTGGAGGCGGTACGCACCGCCGTGGGCAGGCGGAACGGCGGGCTGTCCGGGATGCACGCGGCCGACCTGTCCGCGGTGGTCCTCAATGCGCTGGTCGAGCGGACGGGCATCGATCCGGCCGTGGTCGACGACGTGATCTGGGGGTGCGTGGGCCAGGTCGGGGACCAGTCCAGCAATATCGGACGCTACGCGGTGCTGGCGGCCGGCTGGCCCGAGAGCGTCCCCGGGACGACGGTCAACCGGGCCTGCGGGTCGAGCCAGCAGGCGCTGGACTTCGCCGCGCAGGCGGTCATGTCCGGCCAGCAGGACGTGGTGGTCGCGGGCGGCGTGGAGGTCATGAGCCGGGTGCCGCTGGGCGCCGCGAAGGCCGGCGGCACCCCGTACGGGCCCAAGGCCCTGGAGCGGTACCAGAACTTCGCCTTCAACCAGGGCGTCTCCGCCGAGCTGATCGCCCAGAAGTGGGGCTTCGACCGCACCCGGCTCGACGAGTTCTCCGCGCTCTCGCACCAGCGGGCGGCGGCCGCACAGGACCGCGGTGCCTTCGCGGCCCAGATCGTCCCGGTCCCGGTGGACGGTGCGACCGAGCCCGTGACCGTCGACGAGACCATCCGGCGCGGGACCACGGTCGAGGGGCTGGCCGGGCTGAAGCCCTCCTTCCTAGAGGACGGCCTGGTCCACGCGGGGAGTTCCTCCCCGATCTCCGACGGAGCGGCCGCACTGCTGGTGACCACCCGGGAGAAGGCGCGTGAGCTGGGGCTGACGCCGATCGTGGCCTACCGCTTCGGCACGGTCGTCGGGGCCGATCCGGTGCTGATGCTCACCGGACCGATCCCGGCCACCGAGCAGGTGCTGCGGAAGGCCGGAGTCGGCCTGGCGGAGGTCGGCGCCTTCGAGGTCAACGAGGCCTTCGCACCCATCCCGCTCGCCTGGCTGGCCGAGACCGGCGCCGATCCGGAGCTGCTCAATCCGCTGGGCGGCGCCATCGCGCTGGGCCACCCGCTCGGCGCCTCGGGTGCGGTGCTGATGACCCGACTGGTGCACCACATGCGCGACCGGGGCATCCGCTACGGCCTGCAGACCATGTGCGAAGGCGGCGGCACCGCCAACGCCACCCTTGTCGAGCTGGCTTCCTGA
- a CDS encoding acyl-CoA dehydrogenase family protein produces MRRDVFTADHEAFRQLVRNFVAKEVVPHYTDWEHTGRLPRTVFKQLGSLGVLGIPIPEEYGGAGLNDYRYNVVLQEEAARAVVTLGTVRTQLDVVLPYFLAYADASQRQRWFPGLAAGELLTAIAMTEPGTGSDLAGIRTNAVRDEGGTSRSSGAESGGHYILNGAKTFITGGLLADLVVVVARTSHDPGNRRSGLTLLVVEDGMPGFTRGRVLEKMGIKVQDTVELAFDDVRVPVANRLGEEGAAFGYLGHNLPQERMTVAVGSVAQARAALDTTIEYVKERKVFGSAVSSFQNTKFELAAVAAEVEAAQAMLDRAVLELVDGSLSGADAAKVKLFCTEVQARAVDRCLQLFGGYGYMLEYPISRLYADARVARIYAGTSEVMKVIIAKSLGL; encoded by the coding sequence GTGCGCCGAGATGTTTTCACCGCCGACCACGAGGCGTTCCGGCAGCTGGTACGGAACTTCGTCGCCAAGGAGGTGGTCCCGCACTACACCGACTGGGAGCACACCGGCCGACTGCCCCGCACCGTCTTCAAACAGCTGGGCTCACTCGGGGTGCTGGGCATCCCCATCCCCGAGGAGTACGGCGGGGCGGGGCTGAACGACTACCGCTACAACGTGGTGCTCCAGGAGGAGGCCGCCCGCGCCGTGGTCACCCTGGGCACCGTCCGCACCCAACTCGACGTGGTGCTGCCCTACTTCCTCGCCTACGCCGACGCGAGCCAGCGGCAGCGCTGGTTCCCCGGGCTGGCGGCCGGGGAGTTGTTGACCGCCATCGCCATGACCGAACCCGGTACCGGGTCCGATCTGGCCGGCATCCGCACCAACGCCGTGCGCGACGAAGGGGGTACCTCCCGCTCGAGCGGAGCCGAGAGTGGGGGACACTACATCCTCAACGGCGCCAAGACGTTCATCACCGGCGGCCTGCTGGCCGACCTGGTCGTCGTGGTGGCGCGCACCTCCCACGACCCCGGCAACCGACGGTCCGGGCTCACCCTGCTGGTCGTCGAGGACGGCATGCCCGGGTTCACCCGCGGCCGCGTCCTGGAGAAGATGGGCATCAAGGTGCAGGACACCGTGGAGCTCGCCTTCGACGACGTCCGGGTGCCGGTCGCCAACCGGCTCGGCGAGGAGGGGGCGGCCTTCGGCTACCTGGGCCACAATCTACCGCAGGAGCGGATGACCGTGGCGGTCGGCTCGGTCGCCCAGGCACGGGCTGCGCTGGACACCACCATCGAGTACGTCAAGGAGCGGAAGGTGTTCGGATCAGCCGTCTCCTCCTTTCAGAACACCAAGTTCGAGCTCGCCGCGGTGGCCGCCGAGGTCGAGGCGGCGCAGGCGATGCTGGACCGGGCGGTGCTGGAACTGGTCGACGGCTCGCTCTCCGGCGCCGACGCGGCCAAGGTCAAGCTGTTCTGCACCGAGGTTCAGGCCCGGGCCGTCGACCGCTGCCTGCAACTCTTCGGCGGCTACGGCTACATGCTGGAGTACCCGATCTCCCGGCTGTACGCGGACGCACGGGTGGCCAGGATCTACGCCGGCACCAGCGAGGTCATGAAGGTCATCATCGCCAAATCCCTGGGACTCTGA
- a CDS encoding SDR family oxidoreductase produces MKDFSGRPGAAFVAGGSGGIGAAIVRLLARRGSDVAFTYRANQAAADGLAGEVKVYGRQALALQLDLSDETATAEAVAQAAGAFGGLHTVVYAAGPHVPMTHLSKVTPGQYRAQLVADAAAFFNLVHPALPVLRESRGSIVAVTTVATRRFPVRDGLSSGTKGAVEAVARALAAEEGRFGVRVNCVAPGMLTDGIAARLIDTGELDAAALEITKRNIPMRRFGEAADIAEAVAFLASDAAGFITGQALGVDGGYSV; encoded by the coding sequence ATGAAGGACTTCTCCGGCCGCCCGGGCGCCGCGTTCGTCGCGGGCGGCAGCGGGGGTATCGGCGCCGCGATCGTCAGGCTCCTGGCCCGGCGGGGCAGCGATGTGGCGTTCACCTACCGCGCCAACCAGGCCGCGGCCGACGGCCTCGCCGGCGAGGTCAAGGTGTACGGCCGCCAGGCCCTGGCGCTCCAGCTCGACCTGAGCGACGAGACGGCCACCGCCGAGGCCGTGGCCCAGGCGGCCGGGGCCTTCGGCGGCCTGCACACCGTGGTCTACGCGGCGGGCCCGCATGTGCCGATGACGCACCTCAGCAAGGTGACGCCGGGTCAGTACCGGGCGCAGCTGGTGGCGGACGCGGCGGCCTTCTTCAACCTGGTGCATCCGGCGCTGCCGGTGCTGCGGGAGAGCCGGGGCAGCATTGTCGCCGTCACGACCGTGGCCACCCGACGGTTCCCGGTCCGTGACGGTCTGTCATCCGGTACCAAGGGGGCCGTTGAGGCCGTCGCCCGCGCGCTGGCCGCGGAGGAGGGACGGTTCGGCGTGCGGGTGAACTGCGTGGCTCCGGGGATGCTGACCGACGGGATCGCCGCGCGTCTGATCGACACCGGCGAACTCGACGCGGCGGCGCTGGAGATCACCAAGCGCAACATCCCCATGCGGCGCTTCGGCGAGGCCGCGGACATCGCCGAAGCGGTCGCGTTTCTCGCGTCGGACGCGGCGGGGTTCATCACCGGGCAGGCGTTGGGCGTCGACGGCGGGTACAGCGTGTGA
- a CDS encoding enoyl-CoA hydratase-related protein has product MSDVVLTERVGNVLIATLNRPEARNALSPELIDDLSEVLRSADADPEVRAVVVTGAGTVFCAGMDLKAFAKGGKFDGLVWFFREGIATPVIAALNGSAMGGGFELMLACDLVVAAEEAKLGMSEVKRGLFAAGGGTTLAARAPLSVALEMGLTGDPVTAAQAHGFGLVNRVVPVDRVRAEALALASRIAENGPLGVAMTKKLIRERRWGEPEEVTAVFRSADAAEGARAFAERRPPVWTGA; this is encoded by the coding sequence GTGAGCGACGTGGTGCTGACCGAACGGGTCGGCAATGTGCTGATCGCGACCCTCAACCGGCCCGAGGCGCGGAACGCGCTCAGCCCCGAGCTGATCGACGATCTGTCGGAGGTGCTGCGCTCGGCGGACGCCGACCCGGAGGTCCGGGCGGTCGTGGTGACCGGCGCGGGGACGGTCTTCTGCGCCGGCATGGACCTCAAGGCGTTCGCCAAGGGCGGCAAGTTCGACGGGCTGGTCTGGTTCTTCCGCGAGGGCATCGCCACTCCGGTCATCGCGGCGCTGAACGGCTCCGCGATGGGCGGCGGGTTCGAGCTGATGCTGGCCTGCGATCTCGTCGTCGCGGCGGAGGAGGCCAAGCTCGGCATGAGCGAGGTCAAGCGCGGCCTGTTCGCGGCGGGCGGCGGCACCACGCTGGCCGCGCGGGCACCGCTGTCCGTCGCCCTGGAGATGGGGCTGACCGGCGACCCGGTCACTGCGGCGCAGGCCCACGGCTTCGGCCTGGTGAACCGGGTTGTTCCGGTCGACCGGGTGCGGGCGGAGGCGCTGGCTCTGGCGAGCCGGATCGCCGAGAACGGGCCGTTGGGCGTCGCCATGACCAAGAAGCTGATCCGGGAACGCCGTTGGGGTGAGCCTGAGGAGGTGACGGCGGTGTTCCGCAGCGCGGACGCGGCGGAGGGCGCGCGGGCCTTCGCTGAGCGGAGGCCTCCGGTGTGGACGGGGGCGTGA
- a CDS encoding amidohydrolase family protein, producing the protein MDRDDMILISVDDHVIEPPDMFVNHLPERYKDDAPQLIHQEDGTDTWKFRETVIRTAALNAVAGRPKEEYGLEPQALDEIRPGCYDVNERIADMNAGGILAQMNFPSFPGFAARLFATEDPDFSLALVRAYNDWHIDEWCGAHPGRFIPMAIPAIWDPELCAAEVRRVSAKGCHSLTFTENPAVLGYPSFHDPYWNPLWKALSDTDTVMSVHIGSSGRLAIPAVDSPPDVMITLQPMNIVSAAADLLWSQPLKDYPDLKIALSEGGTGWIPYFLERVDRTFEMHSAWTLQDFGGKLPSEVFREHFLTCFISDPVGVKLRHDIGIDNIAWECDYPHSDSMWPEAPEELIGVMNRFDVSDSDINKMTHENAMRWYSFAPFAHVPREQATVGALRKLAKGHDVSIKSTSHRLIEPEEKLEAYRSRARAATAAAAK; encoded by the coding sequence ATGGACCGCGACGACATGATCCTCATCAGCGTGGACGACCACGTCATCGAGCCGCCCGACATGTTCGTGAACCACCTGCCGGAGCGCTACAAGGACGACGCGCCGCAGCTGATCCACCAGGAGGACGGCACCGACACCTGGAAGTTCCGGGAGACGGTGATCCGCACCGCCGCGCTGAACGCGGTGGCCGGGCGGCCCAAGGAGGAGTACGGCCTGGAACCGCAGGCCCTCGACGAGATCCGCCCCGGCTGCTACGACGTCAACGAGCGCATCGCCGACATGAACGCCGGCGGCATCCTGGCCCAGATGAACTTCCCGTCCTTCCCCGGCTTCGCGGCCCGGCTGTTCGCCACCGAGGACCCGGACTTCTCGCTGGCGCTGGTGCGCGCCTACAACGACTGGCACATCGACGAGTGGTGCGGGGCCCACCCCGGCAGGTTCATCCCGATGGCGATCCCCGCCATCTGGGACCCCGAGCTGTGCGCGGCCGAGGTCCGCCGGGTGTCCGCCAAGGGCTGCCACTCGCTGACCTTCACCGAGAACCCGGCCGTGCTCGGCTACCCGAGCTTCCACGACCCGTACTGGAACCCGCTCTGGAAGGCGCTGTCGGACACCGACACCGTCATGTCGGTGCACATCGGCTCCTCGGGCCGGCTGGCGATCCCGGCGGTCGACTCGCCGCCCGACGTCATGATCACCCTCCAGCCGATGAACATCGTCTCGGCCGCCGCGGACCTGCTGTGGTCCCAGCCGCTCAAGGACTACCCCGACCTGAAGATCGCCCTGTCCGAGGGCGGCACCGGCTGGATCCCCTACTTCCTGGAGCGGGTCGACCGCACCTTCGAGATGCACTCCGCCTGGACTCTGCAGGACTTCGGCGGGAAGCTGCCGTCGGAGGTCTTCCGCGAGCACTTCCTCACTTGCTTCATCAGCGACCCGGTGGGGGTGAAGCTCCGTCACGACATCGGCATCGACAACATCGCCTGGGAGTGCGACTACCCGCACAGCGACTCGATGTGGCCGGAGGCGCCCGAGGAGCTGATCGGCGTGATGAACCGCTTCGACGTCTCCGACTCGGACATCAACAAGATGACCCACGAGAACGCCATGCGCTGGTACTCCTTCGCCCCCTTCGCGCACGTCCCGCGCGAGCAGGCCACGGTGGGGGCGCTGCGCAAGCTGGCCAAGGGGCATGACGTCTCCATCAAGTCGACCAGTCACCGGTTGATCGAGCCGGAGGAGAAGCTTGAGGCGTACCGCTCCCGGGCCCGCGCGGCGACTGCGGCGGCGGCCAAGTGA
- a CDS encoding ABC transporter ATP-binding protein, with protein sequence MSALLELRGIRAAHERINVLHGVDLAVAAGQVVALLGPNGAGKTTVLRVAAGVHPAASGRLLVGGRDVTGADPRHLARAGVCLIPEGRGVFPNLSVRDNLLMMTFTGRSRAEIEEIAFARFPILAKRASQAAGTLSGGEQQMLALARGLATDPAVLLLDELSMGLAPLVVGRLYEQVAEIARQGVAVLVVEQFAAAVLGIADHAAVLVRGRVQRQGHPDSGLRAELSALYMGSPL encoded by the coding sequence GTGAGCGCGCTGCTGGAACTGCGCGGCATCCGTGCCGCCCATGAACGGATCAACGTGCTGCACGGCGTGGACCTCGCGGTCGCCGCCGGGCAGGTCGTCGCCCTGCTCGGCCCCAACGGCGCCGGGAAGACCACCGTGCTGCGGGTCGCCGCCGGCGTCCACCCGGCCGCGTCGGGCCGGCTGCTGGTCGGCGGGCGGGACGTGACCGGGGCGGACCCGCGCCACCTGGCCCGCGCCGGGGTCTGCCTGATCCCCGAGGGCCGCGGGGTGTTCCCCAACCTCTCGGTCCGCGACAACCTGCTGATGATGACGTTCACCGGCCGCAGCCGCGCCGAGATCGAGGAGATCGCGTTCGCGCGGTTCCCGATCCTCGCCAAGCGCGCCTCGCAGGCGGCCGGCACCCTCTCCGGCGGCGAGCAGCAGATGCTGGCCCTCGCCCGCGGCCTGGCCACCGACCCGGCCGTGCTGCTGCTGGACGAACTCTCCATGGGGCTGGCGCCCCTGGTCGTCGGCCGGCTGTACGAGCAGGTGGCCGAGATCGCCCGGCAGGGCGTGGCCGTGCTGGTGGTCGAGCAGTTCGCGGCGGCCGTCCTCGGCATCGCCGACCATGCGGCCGTGCTGGTGCGCGGCCGGGTCCAACGGCAGGGCCACCCCGACAGCGGGTTGCGCGCCGAACTTTCCGCCCTCTACATGGGGAGTCCGCTGTGA
- a CDS encoding ABC transporter ATP-binding protein, whose translation MASLQVSGVTVAFGGNRALDGVGLTAESGQVTGLIGPNGAGKSTLFDVVSGLRRPSSGRVFLDGRDVTRARPAGRSRHGLARTFQRLELFGRLSVRDNLLVAAELGPERRRAAVLVDELLTRLGLTAIADSSPDSLPTGVGRLVEVGRALAMRPKVLLLDEPAAGQDGEETERFAALLRALADDGTAVVLVEHDMGLVMGVCDQVYVLDLGKVIAVGPPELVRNDETVLAAYLGDA comes from the coding sequence GTGGCATCGCTGCAGGTTAGCGGGGTGACGGTGGCCTTCGGCGGCAACCGGGCGCTGGACGGCGTCGGCCTGACCGCCGAATCGGGGCAGGTCACCGGACTGATCGGGCCCAACGGCGCCGGCAAGAGCACCCTGTTCGACGTGGTGTCAGGACTGCGCCGACCCTCCTCGGGCCGGGTGTTCCTGGACGGCCGGGACGTCACCCGGGCCAGGCCCGCGGGCCGGTCCCGGCACGGCCTGGCCCGGACCTTCCAGCGGCTGGAGCTCTTCGGCCGGCTGAGCGTCCGTGACAATCTGCTGGTCGCCGCCGAGTTGGGGCCCGAGCGGCGCAGGGCTGCCGTCCTCGTCGACGAGCTGCTGACCAGGCTCGGCCTGACCGCGATCGCCGACAGCTCACCCGACTCGCTCCCTACCGGCGTCGGCAGGCTGGTCGAGGTGGGCCGGGCGCTGGCGATGCGGCCCAAGGTGCTGCTGCTGGACGAGCCCGCGGCCGGCCAGGACGGCGAGGAGACCGAGCGGTTCGCGGCCCTGCTGCGCGCGCTGGCCGACGACGGGACCGCGGTCGTGCTGGTCGAGCACGACATGGGCCTGGTGATGGGGGTCTGCGACCAGGTGTACGTGCTCGACCTCGGCAAGGTCATCGCGGTGGGCCCGCCCGAGCTGGTCCGCAACGACGAGACCGTCCTGGCTGCCTACTTGGGGGACGCGTGA